One window of Medicago truncatula cultivar Jemalong A17 chromosome 2, MtrunA17r5.0-ANR, whole genome shotgun sequence genomic DNA carries:
- the LOC25486573 gene encoding auxin-binding protein ABP19a, which translates to MKIIHMLFFFTVFSFTISHASLNDFCVADLKAPNTPSGYPCKPLARITSDDFSFHGLVAGNTNNSFKFGFNSATITNFPALNGLGISALRIDIDQGGSIPMHTHPDATELLIVVQGEITAGFLTPTTFYSKTLKPGDIFVFPKGMLHFAVNSGKGKATAFGALSNENPRTKILDLLLFANKLPSNLVAQTTLLDLAQVKKLKAQFGGSG; encoded by the coding sequence ATGAAGATTATTCACATGCTCTTCTTTTTCACTGTTTTCTCATTCACTATTTCCCATGCTTCTTTGAATGATTTTTGTGTTGCAGATTTAAAGGCTCCAAACACCCCTTCAGGTTATCCCTGCAAACCCCTTGCAAGAATCACATCAGATGATTTTAGCTTTCATGGCCTTGTAGCTGGAAACACCAATAACTCTTTCAAATTTGGTTTCAACAGCGCAACTATCACCAATTTTCCAGCCCTTAATGGACTTGGAATCTCTGCGTTGCGAATAGACATTGACCAAGGCGGATCAATTCCAATGCATACTCATCCCGATGCAACCGAATTATTGATAGTAGTTCAAGGTGAAATTACTGCTGGATTTTTGACGCCTACTACATTTTATTCTAAGACGTTGAAACCGggtgatatttttgtttttccaaaaggGATGTTGCATTTTGCAGTTAATTCTGGTAAGGGAAAAGCTACTGCTTTTGGTGCTCTTAGTAATGAAAATCCTCGTACTAAAATACTTGATCTTCTTTTGTTTGCGAATAAGTTACCTTCTAATTTAGTTGCACAAACAACTCTGCTTGATCTTGCTCAAGTGAAGAAGTTAAAGGCTCAATTTGGTGGAAGTGGATAG